From Pseudomonas sp. B21-028, one genomic window encodes:
- a CDS encoding superoxide dismutase encodes MAFELPPLPYAHDALQPHISKETLEFHHDKHHNTYVVNLNNLVPGTEFEGKTLEEIVKTSSGGIFNNAAQVWNHTFYWNCLAPNAGGQPTGALAEAINKAFGSFDKFKEEFSKTSIGTFGSGWGWLVKKADGSLALASTIGAGNPLTSGDTPLLTCDVWEHAYYIDYRNLRPKYVEAFWNLVNWKFVAEQFEGKAFTA; translated from the coding sequence ATGGCTTTCGAATTGCCGCCGCTGCCCTACGCACACGATGCACTGCAGCCGCACATCTCCAAAGAGACTCTGGAATTCCACCACGACAAGCACCACAACACCTACGTCGTGAACCTGAACAACCTGGTGCCTGGCACCGAGTTCGAAGGCAAGACCCTGGAAGAAATCGTCAAGACTTCCTCGGGTGGCATCTTCAACAACGCCGCTCAGGTCTGGAACCACACCTTCTACTGGAACTGCCTGGCGCCCAACGCCGGCGGTCAACCTACCGGCGCACTGGCCGAAGCCATCAACAAGGCCTTCGGTTCGTTCGACAAGTTCAAGGAAGAGTTCAGCAAGACCTCCATCGGCACCTTCGGCTCCGGCTGGGGCTGGCTGGTGAAAAAGGCTGACGGCTCCCTGGCCCTGGCCAGCACCATCGGCGCCGGCAACCCGCTGACCAGCGGCGACACCCCGCTGCTGACCTGCGACGTCTGGGAACACGCCTACTACATCGACTACCGCAACCTTCGTCCGAAGTACGTCGAAGCGTTCTGGAACCTGGTCAACTGGAAATTCGTGGCCGAGCAGTTCGAAGGCAAGGCTTTCACCGCCTAA